A single region of the Prunus dulcis unplaced genomic scaffold, ALMONDv2, whole genome shotgun sequence genome encodes:
- the LOC117613057 gene encoding probable carboxylesterase 15, protein MGSLPYIVEDCMGVLQVFSDGTINRCSLMDMDFNIPVVDDNSVAFKDVTFDKRHNLSLRLYKPKSANRNSKLPVVFYFHGGGFCVGSCVWPNFYNCCLRLSAVLHALVVAPDYRLAPEHKLPAPIDDAVSAVEWLQREALMSKSGDCDAWMGGTADFDRVFIVGDSSGGNMAHHLAVRLGAGSVKVAPVRVRGYVLLAPFFGGVERTRSEEGPCEALLSLDILDRFWRLSMPAGETRDHPLVNPFGPNSPNLEKVALDPILVFVGGNEILKDRVESYSRKLKELGKKIEYVELEGQQHGFLTADPYSEVSNEALQFIKRFMIENSN, encoded by the exons atggGCTCCCTCCCTTACATAGTAGAAGACTGCATGGGCGTCCTCCAAGTCTTTAGCGATGGTACGATCAACCGTTGCTCTTTGATGGACATGGACTTCAACATTCCTGTCGTTGATGACAACTCTGTGGCCTTCAAAGACGTCACTTTCGACAAAAGACACAACCTCTCCCTCCGTTTGTACAAACCCAAATCGGCAAACCGCAATTCCAAGCTCCCCGTGGTGTTCTACTTTCATGGCGGTGGTTTTTGTGTCGGCTCATGTGTGTGGCCAAACTTCTACAACTGCTGCCTCCGCCTGTCCGCGGTGCTCCACGCTCTAGTGGTTGCCCCGGACTACAGGCTTGCGCCGGAGCACAAGCTCCCGGCCCCAATTGATGATGCGGTGAGTGCGGTGGAGTGGCTGCAAAGGGAGGCTTTGATGAGTAAAAGTGGCGATTGTGATGCATGGATGGGTGGTACCGCTGACTTTGACCGGGTTTTCATTGTGGGCGACTCTTCTGGCGGGAATATGGCCCACCACCTGGCGGTTCGGCTCGGGGCTGGGTCAGTCAAGGTGGCCCCGGTTCGGGTACGTGGGTATGTGCTACTAGCGCCATTTTTTGGTGGGGTGGAGAGGACAAGGTCAGAGGAGGGGCCTTGTGAGGCACTGTTGAGTTTGGACATACTCGACAG ATTCTGGAGACTCTCAATGCCAGCAGGAGAAACCAGAGACCACCCACTGGTGAACCCATTTGGACCAAACAGCCCAAACCTAGAGAAAGTGGCCCTTGATCCGATCTTGGTTTTTGTGGGTGGCaatgaaattttgaaagaTAGGGTGGAGAGCTACTCGAGAAAGCTGAAAGAGTTGGGGAAGAAAATTGAGTATGTGGAACTTGAGGGACAACAACATGGGTTTTTAACGGCTGATCCATACTCAGAAGTCTCAAATGAAGCTTTGCAATTTATTAAAAGATTTATGATTGAAAACTCCAACTAA